The region tacacattcggccatatggggtaaaaatgggtcgagtgttcatgagatgaaattaggtgtttaaatgatgttatagttgacattgtgcatatatacatgcattcggccatctaattgagtatgaaggtggtgttaaatctaattgtgatgcccattccgaggtatatatatatacatatatatatatacgtaagtatgcccattcgtgatgttacctttaattatgtgtataatcgactaaatgggtaattagtgcggatggttgccgaatatacagacatacatatgcatgtgtaattgaattatgaatgtttagcaagatggttaaactagttgatttattgattaagctcaaggagttaaaggaggagaatcaagcaaaggcaaagaaaagatcatcgagtagccgagttggaaccgtcttacccaacacgaagtaagtcattaagcatatagtttgtattaatttaaatggtcataacgtctatgtaatgatgctgaatggaatgataaatatatatatatatacatgtatgcatgtggtgatgaaagtgttgaatgaaaagaaaagaggtgagatgtattgagttgttgatctcggcactaagtgtgcgggtataaacatttatgatcatgagattggcactaagtgtgcgggtttaaattgtacagtaCTAactgtgcgagtttgattatatagcactaagtgtgcgagttgattatatagcactgagtgtacggacttaatatatacttttgaatcactatggacactaagtgtgcgacattattgagttgatcacggacagcggatcgggtaagtaccttgagttcatggctaataggcgctatgtttatatttggagttgagcttggtaagtttgaacctatgtgacaattataattgaagtcacgtacataagatttatcgtggaataggtgaaaggtcgtttagttgtatgattgtaacgaaaatacaatgatgtatgaaaatgcctcaaatatcctattgattagtatatggaatgtgaatgcatgacttggtatgagattgaaccgataggtctaaggaactatggtatggttcggtatggatggagtaactagcctcgttccattttgtttcctcttgtgataatgttattaatggatggtggtgcattgcttatgacttactgagttatatactcactcggtgtttccttgtcacctattttaggtttcttggactcgtctctttttgcgtgatcgggctgtcatcgaagtcatcacaccggctagcaacttttggtatcttctttttagtcggtctaggagaacatttcggcatgtataggctaatatgttttgttgaaatttggtatgtaaacttttagccatgcgaaaatggcataaatgttcggttggatttggttctataatgttaggtcgtaagtcttggaaattcgatttttatgccatatgtcatggttgattatttttggtgtcaaaattcatgatatggcaatagtgtagtagggagatgtttgacaatgattagcccttggcatggctagtcatgatcataatttgtgatatgtatgatgaattactagttagatcaaggagaaatcacgaaataggcatagttgctttagtaacagatgctggcagcagcagtgacgtgagattgaaaattcactaaaaatagtaggagtggaattaattaatgaataaattatgtaatcgaatctcgatgagtctattttcatatagaagaaacgaaacgaccatatgagctgtatgttaggagataattaaactcttgtgaaacagggccagagcaatttctagattccctgttccgactttggaaattaattataaattaaccaaagataattagaagtcatgtcacatgtgcatagattccccttcgagtctagtttctatagaaacaaacgacatcagtaatgaagccctgtacagggagatatccaagtcgtaatgcgcaaaggtcagtgtagtcaatccctgtaacatgggagactttgactaataaactgtactaattggcccaaccaaaaattctagaaaaaaatatgtggatgggcatattagtctagtttcagggaaaatttacggaactggatttcgagtttcagaactcaagatatgatttttaaagcaactagtacgcagattggcagcttgtctgggaatttttttttaagtggtttgaagtctgttaacacctcgtgttcgactccggcgacggcctcgggttcggggtgttacaagtactcCGATGAAGTTCTTTGTGATGTTGTCCCTATGCATGCGGGCCACTTGCTTCTAGGACGCCCGTGGCAATTTGACTGTCAAGTTTTGCACAATGGATATTCAAACTGGTATACCTTCAAGCATATGGGGAGAAACATGAATTTAGCCCTATTGACTCCGAAGCAAGTTTATGAAGACCAAATCAAGCTTAAGCAATCTGTAGAACAATCGagagaaaaagcaaaagaaaagagtgaaaatcaaaaagaaaagaaaattgagaaaaaagaggcaaaattgcaaaagaaaatgaaaagagagtaaaaaaagaaatcaatgagaaagaaaaagaatgtgaAAAATTGAGTGTGTTTGCGAGAGCTAGTGATGTATGGAAGGCTTTGATGTTGAAACAATCGCTTCTTGTGCTCATATACAAGGAGAACATGTTTATTACTAACGACTTACCTAAAAACCTTCCTTCttcaattttgactcttttacaggATTACAAAGATGTCTTTCCCGATGAAACTCCGAGTGGATTACCACCTCTTCATGCGATCGAGCATTAGATTGATCTTGTTCCTGGTGTTGTTATACCAAATAGGCCAGCTTATAGGACGAACCCTGAAGAAACGAAAGAGTTACAACGGCAAGTTTAAGAATTGATGGAAAAAGGTTACATCCGTGAGAGCCTTAGCCCCTGTGTCGTCTTCGTTCtgttggtaccaaagaaagatcgCACGTGGCGAATGTGCGTCGATTGCCGAGCCGTGAACAAAATAACCATTAAGTACCGGCATTCGATTCCTCGTTTGGATGACATGCTTGACGAACAGGTGGTGCCAAGCTATTCTCAAAAATCGATCTAAAAAGCGGTTACCACCAAATTCGAATGCGGGAAGGCGATGAATGGAAAACGACCTTCAAAACCAGGCATGGTCTGTACGAGTGGTTGGTCATGCCATTTGGCCTAACCAACGCCCCTATTACATTTATGAGGTtaatgaattatgtgttaagatCTTTCAttagtaagtttgttgttgtgtaTTTTGACGATATCCTTATTTATAGAAAAACTTTGGAAGATCATATCACGCATATCAGGTCTGTTTTGAAAGTCCTTAGAAAGGAAACTTCATATGCTAATATTAAGAAATGCATTTTTTTCTCTGACAACattgtttttctaggttttgtggTTAGTTCAAGAGGCCTGGAAGTAGATCAAGAAaagatcaaggcgatccaagagtGGCCGAGACCGACTAGCACAAGCCAAGTCCGAAGCTTTCATGGATTGGCGAGTTTTTATAGGCGATTCGTGCCTAACTTTAGCACTGTAGTCGCACCTCTAACGAGTGTGATAAAAAAGAGCTATGCCTTTCAATGGACCAAAGAACAAGAGAAagcatttattttacttaaagagCATTTAACTAATGCCCCTTTACTAGCTTTACCTGATTTCACTAAAACGTTTGAAATTCAATGTGATGCTTCAGGTGTGGGAATAGGAGCTGTGTTGATGTAAGGTGGAAGACTAGTTGCCTACTTTAGCGAGAAATTAAGTGGAGTTGTCCTCACTACCCCGTTTACGACAAAGAGATGTACGCTTTAGTTCGAGCCCCAGAGACGTGGCAACATTACTTATGGTCGAAAGAGTTCGTGATTCACTCTAATCACGAAGCTTTGAAGCACATTAAGGGCCAGCAGAAACTGAATAAACGCCATGCCAAATGGGTTGAGTTCTTAGAGTCTTTTCCTTATGTCATAAAGTACAAAAAAGGTAAAGACAATATTGTGGAAGACGCGTTGTCGAGGAGGTACACTTTATTATCTGTTCTTGATTCCAAATTGCTTGGTTTCTCTTTGTTGAAAAATTTATATGCTCATGATGACGATTTTGGTGAAATATTTGTTGCTTGTGAGAATGCATCTGTTGAGAAGTTTTATAGGTATGAAGGGTTTCTTTTCAAGGAAGGAAAATTGTGCATTCGTCGAAGTTCCGTTCGAGAACTCCTTCTGCTCGAGGCGAACAGCGGTGGACTTATGGGCCATTTCGGAATTCAAAACTATGTTGACCCTTCAAGAGCACTTCTATTAGCCTAAAATGAAGAGAGATGTTGAACGAGTTTGTGAACATTGCATAACATGCAAAAGGGCCAAATCTAAAATTCAACCCCATGGATTGTACACTCCATTTCCAATACTCGAGGGCCCTTGGATCGACGTTTCTATGGACTTTGTTCTCGGGTTGCCGCGAACAAAAATGGGGAAGGATTCTATTTTCGTATTAGTAGGTAGATTCtctaaaatgtctcattttattgcaTGTACTAAGACTGACGATGCCGTCCATATTTCCAATCTTTTCTTTAGGAAAGTCATACGGTTGCATGGAATTCCGAGAACGATCGTGTCCGATCGCAATACCAAGTTCTTAAGCCATTTTTGGAGATCCTTGTGGGGGAAACTCGGAACCAAGCTTCTATTCTCAACCActtgtcacccccaaactgacgGCCAAACCTAGGTGGTCAATTGAGTATTATCGACATTACTTAGAGCGGTCATCCAAAAAAACCTAAAGTCATGGGAGGAATGCTTACCGCATATCGAGTTCACCTACAACCGATCAGTTCATTCGGCAACCAAATATTCTCCTTTTGAAATAGTCTATGGATTTAACCCTTTGACACCTTTGGACTTATTGCCTCTACCTAACGATCAGCTTATTCATGCAAATGCAAAGAAGAAAGCCGAGTATGTGAAGGAGCTACATAAGAAGGTGCGCAATAACATTGAGGCTAGAACGAAGATCTACGCGCAAAAGGCCAACAAGGGACGAAAGCGAGTTGTgtttgaacctggtgattgggtctGGGTTCACATGTGCAAGGAGCGATTCCCAGCCCAACGGAGGTCCAAATTACTCCCTCAATGATATagggttgcgcgcagaccaagatcgagttgccaagtcacgaga is a window of Gossypium hirsutum isolate 1008001.06 chromosome D08, Gossypium_hirsutum_v2.1, whole genome shotgun sequence DNA encoding:
- the LOC107907351 gene encoding uncharacterized protein → MYALVRAPETWQHYLWSKEFVIHSNHEALKHIKGQQKLNKRHAKWVEFLESFPYVIKYKKGKDNIVEDALSRRYTLLSVLDSKLLGFSLLKNLYAHDDDFGEIFVACENASVEKFYRYEGFLFKEGKLCIRRSSVRELLLLEANSGGLMGHFGIQNYVDPSRALLLA